In a single window of the Silurus meridionalis isolate SWU-2019-XX chromosome 8, ASM1480568v1, whole genome shotgun sequence genome:
- the xpo1b gene encoding exportin-1 isoform X1, translated as MPAVMTMLADHAARQLLDFNQKLDINLLDNVVNCLYHGVGPQQRMAQEVLTHLKEHPDAWTRVDTILEFSQNMNTKYYALQILETVIKTRWKILPRNQCEGIKKYVVGLIIKTSSDAANVEKEKVYIGKLNMILVQILKQEWPKHWPTFISDIVGASRTSESLCQNNMIILKLLSEEVFDFSSGQMTQVKAKHLKDSMCNEFSQIFQLCQFVMENSQNAPLVHATLETLLRFLNWIPLGYIFETKLISTLVYKFLNVPMFRNVTLKCLTEIAGVSVSQYEEQFVTLFTLTMMQLKQMLPLNTNIRLAYANGKDDEQNFIQNLSLFLCTFLKEHGQLIEKRLNLRETLMEALHYMLLVSEVEETEIFKICLEYWNHLAAELYRESPFSTSTSPLLSGSQHFDVPPRRQLYLPVLSKVRLLMVSRMAKPEEVLVVENDQGEVVREFMKDTDSINLYKNMRETLVYLTHLDYADTERIMTEKLHNQVNGTEWSWKNLNTLCWAIGSISGAMHEEDEKRFLVTVIKDLLGLCEQKRGKDNKAIIASNIMYIVGQYPRFLRAHWKFLKTVVNKLFEFMHETHDGVQDMACDTFIKIAQKCRRHFVQVQVGEVMPFIDEILNNINTIICDLQPQQVHTFYEAVGYMIGAQTDQAVQEHLIEKYMLLPNQVWDSIIQQATKNVDILKDPETVKQLGSILKTNVRACKAVGHPFVIQLGRIYLDMLNVYKCLSENISAAIQTNGEMVTKQPLIRSMRTVKRETLKLISGWVSRSNDPQMVGENFVPPLLDAVLIDYQRNVPAAREPEVLSTMATIVNKLGGHITTEIPQIFDAVFECTLNMINKDFEEYPEHRTHFFYLLQAVNSHCFPAFLAIPPAQFKLVLDSIIWAFKHTMRNVADTGLQILYTLLQNVAQEEAAAQSFYQTYFCDVLQHIFSVVTDTSHTAGLTMHASILAYMFNLVEEGKISMTLNPATPMSNQAFIQEYVANLLKTAFPHLQDAQVKVFVTGLFSLNQDIPAFKEHLRDFLVQIKEFAGEDTTDLFLEEREASLRQAQEEKHKLQMSVPGILNPHEIPEEMCD; from the exons gaattaaaaaatatgttgTCGGCCTCATTATCAAGACATCTTCTGATGCAGCCAATGTGGAG AAGGAGAAGGTGTACATTGGAAAACTTAACATGATTTTAGTTCAG ATTTTGAAGCAGGAGTGGCCCAAGCACTGGCCCACGTTTATCAGTGATATCGTAGGGGCGAGCCGCACGAGCGAGAGCCTCTGCCAGAACAACATGATCATCCTGAAGCTGCTCAGCGAGGAGGTGTTTGATTTCTCCAGTGGACAGATGACACAGGTCAAAGCCAAACATCTGAAGGACAG TATGTGTAATGAGTTCTCGCAGATCTTTCAGCTCTGCCAATTTGTGATG gaAAACTCCCAAAATGCTCCTTTGGTACATGCCACCTTAGAAACGCTGCTCCGGTTTCTGAATTGGATTCCACTTGGCTACATCTTTGAGACCAAACTCATCAGCACTTTAGTGTATAAG tttCTGAATGTCCCAATGTTTCGGAACGTGACACTAAAGTGTCTGACTGAGATCGCAGGTGTGAGTGTGAGCCAGTATGAGGAGCAGTTTGTCACATTGTTCACTCTCACCATGATGCAACTCAAACAG ATGTTGCCTCTGAACACAAACATTCGCCTAGCGTACGCCAACGGGAAGGACGACGAGCAGAACTTCATTCAGAATCTGAGCCTGTTCCTCTGCACGTTCCTGAAAGAGCACGGCCAGCTCATAGAGAAAAGACTCAACCTGCGGGAGACACTTATGGAG GCTCTGCACTACATGCTGCTGGTGTCTGAGGTGGAGGAGACTGAGATCTTTAAGATCTGTCTGGAGTACTGGAACCACCTGGCCGCAGAGTTGTACAGAGAGAGTCCGTTCAGCACTTCCACTTCCCCGCTGCTCTCTGGCAGCCAGCATTTTGATGTTCCACCACGTAGGCAGCTCTATCTACCTGTGCTTTCCAAG gtGCGTCTGCTGATGGTGAGCCGGATGGCAAAACCGGAAGAGGTGCTGGTGGTGGAAAATGACCAGGGGGAGGTGGTGCGGGAGTTTATGAAGGACACGGACTCCATCAACCTGTACAAGAACATGAGGGAGACCCTTG TGTATCTGACCCATCTGGATTATGCCGACACCGAGCGTATCATGACCGAAAAACTCCATAACCAGGTGAATGGGACGGAGTGGTCCTGGAAAAACCTGAACACACTGTGCTGGGCCATCGGCTCAATCAGCGGAGCCATGCACGAGGAGGATGAGAAGCGATTTCTTGTCACTGTCATCAAG GACTTGCTGGGATTGTGTGAGCAGAAGCGAGGAAAAGATAACAAGGCCATCATCGCCTCAAACATCATGTACATCGTCGGCCAGTACCCGCGATTCCTGCGCGCACATTGGAAGTTCCTCAAGACTGTAGTCAACAAACTGTTCGAGTTCATGCACG AGACCCACGATGGAGTGCAAGACATGGCGTGCGACACGTTCATCAAAATTGCGCAAAAGTGCAGGAGGCATTTCGTGCAGGTGCAGGTCGGCGAGGTCATGCCGTTTATTGACGAGATCCTCAACaatatcaacaccatcatctgTGACTTGCAGCCACAGCAG GTGCATACATTCTATGAGGCAGTAGGTTATATGATCGGTGCTCAGACAGACCAGGCTGTACAGGAGCATCTGATAGAGAAGTATATGCTGCTACCTAACCAGGTGTGGGACAGCATCATCCAACAGGCCACCAAG AACGTAGATATTCTGAAGGACCCAGAGACTGTTAAACAGCTAGGGAGCATCCTGAAGACTAACGTGAGGGCCTGTAAGGCTGTGGGACACCCGTTTGTCATTCAGCTCGGCCGCATCTACTTGGATATGCTCAACGTCTACAAGTGCCTCAGTGAGAACATCTCCGCCGCTATCCAGACCAACG GTGAGATGGTGACTAAACAGCCTCTAATCAGAAGCATGCGCACGGTCAAGAGAGAAACACTCAAACTCATCTCAGGCTGGGTCAGCCGTTCCAACGATCCACAGATG GTCGGGGAGAACTTCGTTCCACCTTTGCTGGACGCCGTCCTGATAGATTACCAGCGCAACGTTCCGGCAGCCAGAGAGCCGGAAGTCCTCAGCACGATGGCAACCATCGTCAACAAACTGGGCGGTCACATCACCACTGAGATTCCACAGATCTTCGACGCTGTGTTTGAATGCACGCTGAACATGATTAACAAA gaCTTTGAGGAGTATCCAGAGCACCGCACACACTTCTTTTACCTGCTGCAGGCGGTGAATTCCCACTGCTTCCCGGCGTTCCTCGCCATTCCCCCAGCACAGTTCAAACTGGTGCTGGACTCCATCATCTGGGCCTTTAAACACACGATGAGAAACGTGGCTGATACCG gtCTGCAGATTCTCTACACGTTGCTGCAGAACGTGGCCCAGGAGGAGGCAGCGGCTCAGAGCTTCTACCAGACATACTTTTGTGATGTTTTGCAGCACATCTTCTCCGTAGTTACAGACACGTCGCACACGGCTG GTCTGACGATGCACGCGTCTATCCTGGCTTACATGTTCAATCTGGTAGAGGAGGGTAAGATCAGTATGACACTGAACCCCGCGACCCCAATGAGTAATCAGGCTTTCATCCAGGAGTACGTGGCCAACTTGCTCAAGACGGCCTTCCCTCATCTTCAGGA tgcacAGGTAAAGGTGTTTGTAACGGGGCTGTTCAGTCTGAACCAGGACATCCCTGCATTTAAAGAGCACTTGAGAGACTTCCTGGTGCAGATCAAG GAATTTGCAGGTGAGGACACTACAGATTTGTTCCTCGAGGAGCGTGAAGCATCTCTGCGCCAGGCCCAGGAGGAGAAGCACAAGCTGCAGATGTCTGTCCCTGGAATCCTTAACCCTCACGAGATCCCTGAGGAGATGTGTGACTga
- the xpo1b gene encoding exportin-1 isoform X2, giving the protein MDQSGHHLGILPEHEHQRRKGVCLPVHLDTARLWAAGLHKYYALQILETVIKTRWKILPRNQCEGIKKYVVGLIIKTSSDAANVEKEKVYIGKLNMILVQILKQEWPKHWPTFISDIVGASRTSESLCQNNMIILKLLSEEVFDFSSGQMTQVKAKHLKDSMCNEFSQIFQLCQFVMENSQNAPLVHATLETLLRFLNWIPLGYIFETKLISTLVYKFLNVPMFRNVTLKCLTEIAGVSVSQYEEQFVTLFTLTMMQLKQMLPLNTNIRLAYANGKDDEQNFIQNLSLFLCTFLKEHGQLIEKRLNLRETLMEALHYMLLVSEVEETEIFKICLEYWNHLAAELYRESPFSTSTSPLLSGSQHFDVPPRRQLYLPVLSKVRLLMVSRMAKPEEVLVVENDQGEVVREFMKDTDSINLYKNMRETLVYLTHLDYADTERIMTEKLHNQVNGTEWSWKNLNTLCWAIGSISGAMHEEDEKRFLVTVIKDLLGLCEQKRGKDNKAIIASNIMYIVGQYPRFLRAHWKFLKTVVNKLFEFMHETHDGVQDMACDTFIKIAQKCRRHFVQVQVGEVMPFIDEILNNINTIICDLQPQQVHTFYEAVGYMIGAQTDQAVQEHLIEKYMLLPNQVWDSIIQQATKNVDILKDPETVKQLGSILKTNVRACKAVGHPFVIQLGRIYLDMLNVYKCLSENISAAIQTNGEMVTKQPLIRSMRTVKRETLKLISGWVSRSNDPQMVGENFVPPLLDAVLIDYQRNVPAAREPEVLSTMATIVNKLGGHITTEIPQIFDAVFECTLNMINKDFEEYPEHRTHFFYLLQAVNSHCFPAFLAIPPAQFKLVLDSIIWAFKHTMRNVADTGLQILYTLLQNVAQEEAAAQSFYQTYFCDVLQHIFSVVTDTSHTAGLTMHASILAYMFNLVEEGKISMTLNPATPMSNQAFIQEYVANLLKTAFPHLQDAQVKVFVTGLFSLNQDIPAFKEHLRDFLVQIKEFAGEDTTDLFLEEREASLRQAQEEKHKLQMSVPGILNPHEIPEEMCD; this is encoded by the exons gaattaaaaaatatgttgTCGGCCTCATTATCAAGACATCTTCTGATGCAGCCAATGTGGAG AAGGAGAAGGTGTACATTGGAAAACTTAACATGATTTTAGTTCAG ATTTTGAAGCAGGAGTGGCCCAAGCACTGGCCCACGTTTATCAGTGATATCGTAGGGGCGAGCCGCACGAGCGAGAGCCTCTGCCAGAACAACATGATCATCCTGAAGCTGCTCAGCGAGGAGGTGTTTGATTTCTCCAGTGGACAGATGACACAGGTCAAAGCCAAACATCTGAAGGACAG TATGTGTAATGAGTTCTCGCAGATCTTTCAGCTCTGCCAATTTGTGATG gaAAACTCCCAAAATGCTCCTTTGGTACATGCCACCTTAGAAACGCTGCTCCGGTTTCTGAATTGGATTCCACTTGGCTACATCTTTGAGACCAAACTCATCAGCACTTTAGTGTATAAG tttCTGAATGTCCCAATGTTTCGGAACGTGACACTAAAGTGTCTGACTGAGATCGCAGGTGTGAGTGTGAGCCAGTATGAGGAGCAGTTTGTCACATTGTTCACTCTCACCATGATGCAACTCAAACAG ATGTTGCCTCTGAACACAAACATTCGCCTAGCGTACGCCAACGGGAAGGACGACGAGCAGAACTTCATTCAGAATCTGAGCCTGTTCCTCTGCACGTTCCTGAAAGAGCACGGCCAGCTCATAGAGAAAAGACTCAACCTGCGGGAGACACTTATGGAG GCTCTGCACTACATGCTGCTGGTGTCTGAGGTGGAGGAGACTGAGATCTTTAAGATCTGTCTGGAGTACTGGAACCACCTGGCCGCAGAGTTGTACAGAGAGAGTCCGTTCAGCACTTCCACTTCCCCGCTGCTCTCTGGCAGCCAGCATTTTGATGTTCCACCACGTAGGCAGCTCTATCTACCTGTGCTTTCCAAG gtGCGTCTGCTGATGGTGAGCCGGATGGCAAAACCGGAAGAGGTGCTGGTGGTGGAAAATGACCAGGGGGAGGTGGTGCGGGAGTTTATGAAGGACACGGACTCCATCAACCTGTACAAGAACATGAGGGAGACCCTTG TGTATCTGACCCATCTGGATTATGCCGACACCGAGCGTATCATGACCGAAAAACTCCATAACCAGGTGAATGGGACGGAGTGGTCCTGGAAAAACCTGAACACACTGTGCTGGGCCATCGGCTCAATCAGCGGAGCCATGCACGAGGAGGATGAGAAGCGATTTCTTGTCACTGTCATCAAG GACTTGCTGGGATTGTGTGAGCAGAAGCGAGGAAAAGATAACAAGGCCATCATCGCCTCAAACATCATGTACATCGTCGGCCAGTACCCGCGATTCCTGCGCGCACATTGGAAGTTCCTCAAGACTGTAGTCAACAAACTGTTCGAGTTCATGCACG AGACCCACGATGGAGTGCAAGACATGGCGTGCGACACGTTCATCAAAATTGCGCAAAAGTGCAGGAGGCATTTCGTGCAGGTGCAGGTCGGCGAGGTCATGCCGTTTATTGACGAGATCCTCAACaatatcaacaccatcatctgTGACTTGCAGCCACAGCAG GTGCATACATTCTATGAGGCAGTAGGTTATATGATCGGTGCTCAGACAGACCAGGCTGTACAGGAGCATCTGATAGAGAAGTATATGCTGCTACCTAACCAGGTGTGGGACAGCATCATCCAACAGGCCACCAAG AACGTAGATATTCTGAAGGACCCAGAGACTGTTAAACAGCTAGGGAGCATCCTGAAGACTAACGTGAGGGCCTGTAAGGCTGTGGGACACCCGTTTGTCATTCAGCTCGGCCGCATCTACTTGGATATGCTCAACGTCTACAAGTGCCTCAGTGAGAACATCTCCGCCGCTATCCAGACCAACG GTGAGATGGTGACTAAACAGCCTCTAATCAGAAGCATGCGCACGGTCAAGAGAGAAACACTCAAACTCATCTCAGGCTGGGTCAGCCGTTCCAACGATCCACAGATG GTCGGGGAGAACTTCGTTCCACCTTTGCTGGACGCCGTCCTGATAGATTACCAGCGCAACGTTCCGGCAGCCAGAGAGCCGGAAGTCCTCAGCACGATGGCAACCATCGTCAACAAACTGGGCGGTCACATCACCACTGAGATTCCACAGATCTTCGACGCTGTGTTTGAATGCACGCTGAACATGATTAACAAA gaCTTTGAGGAGTATCCAGAGCACCGCACACACTTCTTTTACCTGCTGCAGGCGGTGAATTCCCACTGCTTCCCGGCGTTCCTCGCCATTCCCCCAGCACAGTTCAAACTGGTGCTGGACTCCATCATCTGGGCCTTTAAACACACGATGAGAAACGTGGCTGATACCG gtCTGCAGATTCTCTACACGTTGCTGCAGAACGTGGCCCAGGAGGAGGCAGCGGCTCAGAGCTTCTACCAGACATACTTTTGTGATGTTTTGCAGCACATCTTCTCCGTAGTTACAGACACGTCGCACACGGCTG GTCTGACGATGCACGCGTCTATCCTGGCTTACATGTTCAATCTGGTAGAGGAGGGTAAGATCAGTATGACACTGAACCCCGCGACCCCAATGAGTAATCAGGCTTTCATCCAGGAGTACGTGGCCAACTTGCTCAAGACGGCCTTCCCTCATCTTCAGGA tgcacAGGTAAAGGTGTTTGTAACGGGGCTGTTCAGTCTGAACCAGGACATCCCTGCATTTAAAGAGCACTTGAGAGACTTCCTGGTGCAGATCAAG GAATTTGCAGGTGAGGACACTACAGATTTGTTCCTCGAGGAGCGTGAAGCATCTCTGCGCCAGGCCCAGGAGGAGAAGCACAAGCTGCAGATGTCTGTCCCTGGAATCCTTAACCCTCACGAGATCCCTGAGGAGATGTGTGACTga